In the genome of Chitinivorax sp. PXF-14, the window GCGTCAACCTGAACCTTGACGGGGCCGATCAGCGTTTCCATGTGAGGCTTGTCGCCGAGACCGGCCACATGCGACACGACGTTGGCGCCGATACGCTGCATGAAACCGAAGCCCTTGCCACCGATCGTGGTGACATCGACTTCAACTCCTGCAGCCTGCCATTCCTTGAGCTTGGCCACGGCAACGCGCATCGCGTTGGTGTTCAAGCCGCCGCACAGGCCCTTGTCAGAGGTCACGACAATCAGACCGACACGCTTGACCGTGTCGCGAGCGACGAAGAACGGATGCTGATAATCCTGAAATGCCTGGCTCAGGTGGGCCGCTACGCGGCGCACCTTTTCGCCGTAAGGCCGGACCGCTTTCATGCGGTCCTGCGCCTTGCGCATCTTGGATGCAGCAACCATCTCCATGGCACGCGTGATCTTTTGCGTGTTCTGCACGCTCTTGATCTTATTGCGAATCTCTTTTCCGCTTGCCATGATCAGAACCTATCCAAAGAAGTTGGTGATTAGTAAGCCGAACTTGCTTTGAACGATTCGATCGCGGCGCAAACCTTCTTCTCGTCATCGGAAGACAGTTCGCCGGAAGCGTCGACTCGCTGCAGGATGTCAGCCAGGTTAGCCTTGGCGTACGAGCGGAATGCCGCTTCGAATGCCAGCGCCTTTTCAACCGGGATGTCGTCGTAGTAGCCCTTGTTGACCGCGAGCAGCGTCAGGGTCATTTCCGACACCTTCATCGGCTGGTACTGGCCTTGCTTCATCAGCTCGGTCACGCGACGGCCACGCTCAAGCTGCTTGCGGGTCACTTCGTCGAGATCGGACGCGAATTGGGCAAATGCCGCGAGTTCGCGGTACTGCGCCAAGTCGGTACGGATACCACCGGACAGCTTCTTGATCGCCTTGGTCTGAGCTGCACCACCCACGCGGGATACCGAGATACCTGCGTTGATCGCAGGACGGATGCCGGAGTTGAACAGGTCAGTTTCCAGGAAGATCTGGCCGTCGGTAATCGAGATCACGTTGGTCGGAACGAAGGCCGAAACGTCACCCGCCTGGGTTTCAATGATAGGCAGGGCGGTCAGCGAACCGGTCTTGCCCTTCACTTCACCGTTGGTGAACTTCTCGACATATTCTTCGTTGACGCGAGCAGCGCGCTCAAGCAGACGCGAGTGCAGATAGAACACGTCGCCCGGGTAAGCTTCACGGCCCGGCGGACGGCGCAGCAGCAGCGAAATCTGGCGATAGGCCACGGCTTGCTTGGACAGATCGTCATAAACGATCAGTGCATCTTCGCCTCGGTCGCGGAAGTATTCGCCCATGGTGCAGCCGGCGTAAGCCGAGATGAACTGCATGGCGGCCGACTCGGACGAGGACGAAGCCACGACGATCGTGTGATCCATCGCACCGTGCTCTTCCAGCTTGCGTACCACGTTGGCGATCGAAGAAGCCTTCTGGCCGATCGCAACATAGATACACGTAACGCCAGTTCCCTTCTGGTTGATGATCGCATCGAGTGCGACGGCGGTCTTACCAGTCTGGCGGTCGCCAATGATCAGCTCACGCTGGCCACGACCGACCGGAACCATCGCGTCAATCGCCTTGGTGCCGGTTTGCAGCGGCTGACCAACAGACTGACGTGCGATCACGCCGGGGGCGATTTTTTCGATCGGGTTGGTCAGCTTGGCATTGATCGGGCCCTTGCCATCGATCGGCTGACCCAACGAATTCACCACGCGGCCCTTCAGTTCCGGACCAACCGGCACTTCCAGAATACGACCGGTACACTTGACCTCGTCACCTTCGGAAATGCGCTCGTAGTCACCGAGAATTACGGCGCCCACCGAGTCGCGTTCGAGGTTCAGCGCGAGGCCGAACGTGTTGTTCGGGAATTCCAACATTTCGCCCTGCATCACTTCGGACAAGCCGTGGACGCGGACGATACCGTCGGTGACCGAGACCACGGTGCCTTTGGTGCGGGTTTCCGCGCCGTCGGCCAGGCCTGCGATCTTGCTCTTGATCAGATCACTGATCTCAGAGGGGTTTAACTGCATGATCTCTCCTAACTCTTAAGCCTGTACGCCATCGCCTGCAACTTGCCGCGTACCGATGCGTCGATTACCTCGTCACCTACTTCGACACGAATGCCACCCAGCAGCTCGGGATCCACGCTCACTTTGGCGTCGACCTTCTGCTTGAAGCGGGACTCGAGTTTGGCAACCAGTGCGCTCAACTGTGCATCGTCCAGCGGGAATGCGGACACAACGCGTGCCTCGACGGTACCGTTTTGTGCATCCTTCAGCTGTTCATACTGAAGCGCGATTTCCGGCAGCAGAACCAGACGGCCATTTTCCTGCAAAGCGGAAATCAAGTTGAGCACTTCGGCATCGGCCTTGGCGCCAAGCACTGCTGAAAGCAGCGATTTCACTTGTTCGGAGGAAAACTTCGGGTTGGTCACGACTTCCTTAACGTCGTCGTTCTCAACCACGGCCGCCAGCAGCCCTAGTGCCTCGGACCATTTGGCAAACGCATTGCTGTCCTTCGCGAGGCGGAACAATCCTTCCGCGTAAGGCCTAGCGACTGTAACGATTTCTGCCATGAGATTCTTACAATTCCGCTTGAATCGAAGCCAGCAGACCGGCGTGCTTGGATGCGTCGATTTCCTTGCGCAGGATCTTCTCTGCGCCGGCTACCGCCAGGTCAGCGACCTGCGCACGCAGCGACTCCTTGGCTCGATACACCTCTTGATCAATCTCCGCCTTTGCACCAGCAATCAGACGCTCGCCTTCTACACGAGCTACATCCTTCGCCTCATCGACGATCTGGGCAGCGCGCTTTTCAGCCTGGGCAATGATGTCGGCGACCTGTTGCTTGGCTTCGCGCAGCTTGTCAGCCGCACGCTTTTCAGCCAGCTCCAGATCCTGCTTGCCACGGTCCGCCGCGGCCAGGCCGTCAGCGATACGCTTGGCGCGCTCGTCCATCATGTTGGTCAGCGGAGGCCAAACAAACTTCATGGTGAAGATCACCAGGAGCGCAAACGTAATCGCTTGGCCCAACAGTGATGCGTTGATATCCATGTTTGTTTTTCCTCAGTCTAACGGGGCGGGAGAATGATTAGGCAGCGCCCAGCTTAGCCAGGATCGGGCCCAGGAACGGGTTGTTGAAGGTGTAGAGCATTGCAACACCAACACCGATCATGGAGATCGCGTCAAGCAGACCGGCAATAATGAACAGCTTGGTTTGCAGCACAGGAATCATTTCCGGCTGGCGAGCGGAGGACTCGAGAAACTTGCCGCCGAGGATCGCAAAACCCAGAGCGGTGCCGATCGCTGCCAAGCCGATGATGAAGGCGGCGGCGATAACGGTCAGGCCTTGTACGTTAGCAATCAGTTGTGCTGCTTCCATTTACTATCTCCTAGTTGAAGGATGTGTGACTAAAAGGGTTTGAACAAACTTGAAACGAAACTTAGTGGTCTTCTACCGCGAGGCTCAGGTACACGATGGTCAGCATCATGAACACGAAAGCCTGTAGCGTGACGACCAGGATGTGGAAGATGGCCCACGGCGCACCCAGAACCCACTGCACATACCATGGCAGCATTGCAATCAGGATGAAGATCAGTTCGCCTGCGTACATATTGCCGAACAGACGCAGAGCAAGAGAAATCGGCTTGGCCAGCAATTCGATCGTCTGGAATGCCAGGTTGACCGGGGCCAGGATCAGCGTACCAATCGGGCCGCTCGCGTGGAACGGCGCAGTCAGCAACTCTTTGCCATAGCCGCCGATGCCCTTGGCCTTGATGCTGAACCCCATGATCAGGAACATCACGGAAATCGACATGGCAAAGGTCTGGTTCACGTCTGCACTTGGAACTGCGCGCAGATAGTGGACCCCCAGTGCGCCAGCAGCCTTCGGCAGCAGGTCAACCGGCAGGAAGTCCATGGCGTTCATCAGGAATACCCAGCAGAAGATCGTCAGCGACAGCGGCCCAATGACCTTGCTCTTGGCGTGGAAAGCATCCTTGATCTGGGAGTCGACCATCTCGACGATCAGTTCCACGAAGTTCTGCAGACGGCCCGGCGTGCCGGATGTCGCGCTGCGGGCTGCGACGGCAAAAATCGACGCGAAGACAAAACCCAGGAACAAAGCGATCCAGAAGGTGTCAAGGTTGAAACGCCAGAAACCGTCCCCATGTGACTGCAGGAAGGTCAGGTGGTGTTTGATATATTCAGTCGCGTTAGCGGGTGCGGATGCGTGTTCAGCCGACATTTTTTCAACCACTAGTTTTTAAACATGAGCGCCGCCCAATACCCCGCAGTCGTTGCGAGATATCCTCCGAACAAACCGGGCGCGGACAATTCGTTTTTCAAAAAAACGATCGCGAGCACAAATAACAGCGCCACCGCGATCATCT includes:
- the atpG gene encoding F0F1 ATP synthase subunit gamma encodes the protein MASGKEIRNKIKSVQNTQKITRAMEMVAASKMRKAQDRMKAVRPYGEKVRRVAAHLSQAFQDYQHPFFVARDTVKRVGLIVVTSDKGLCGGLNTNAMRVAVAKLKEWQAAGVEVDVTTIGGKGFGFMQRIGANVVSHVAGLGDKPHMETLIGPVKVQVDAFLEGKIDELHVVFNHFINTMKQEPTAEQVLPIKGEKLGDRDHAWDYLYEPDPKTVVEQLLLRYIDALVYGAVAENMASEQSARMVAMKAASDNAGNIIDELKLVYNKTRQAAITKELSEIVSGAAAV
- the atpA gene encoding F0F1 ATP synthase subunit alpha, whose product is MQLNPSEISDLIKSKIAGLADGAETRTKGTVVSVTDGIVRVHGLSEVMQGEMLEFPNNTFGLALNLERDSVGAVILGDYERISEGDEVKCTGRILEVPVGPELKGRVVNSLGQPIDGKGPINAKLTNPIEKIAPGVIARQSVGQPLQTGTKAIDAMVPVGRGQRELIIGDRQTGKTAVALDAIINQKGTGVTCIYVAIGQKASSIANVVRKLEEHGAMDHTIVVASSSSESAAMQFISAYAGCTMGEYFRDRGEDALIVYDDLSKQAVAYRQISLLLRRPPGREAYPGDVFYLHSRLLERAARVNEEYVEKFTNGEVKGKTGSLTALPIIETQAGDVSAFVPTNVISITDGQIFLETDLFNSGIRPAINAGISVSRVGGAAQTKAIKKLSGGIRTDLAQYRELAAFAQFASDLDEVTRKQLERGRRVTELMKQGQYQPMKVSEMTLTLLAVNKGYYDDIPVEKALAFEAAFRSYAKANLADILQRVDASGELSSDDEKKVCAAIESFKASSAY
- a CDS encoding F0F1 ATP synthase subunit delta, with product MAEIVTVARPYAEGLFRLAKDSNAFAKWSEALGLLAAVVENDDVKEVVTNPKFSSEQVKSLLSAVLGAKADAEVLNLISALQENGRLVLLPEIALQYEQLKDAQNGTVEARVVSAFPLDDAQLSALVAKLESRFKQKVDAKVSVDPELLGGIRVEVGDEVIDASVRGKLQAMAYRLKS
- a CDS encoding F0F1 ATP synthase subunit B; the protein is MDINASLLGQAITFALLVIFTMKFVWPPLTNMMDERAKRIADGLAAADRGKQDLELAEKRAADKLREAKQQVADIIAQAEKRAAQIVDEAKDVARVEGERLIAGAKAEIDQEVYRAKESLRAQVADLAVAGAEKILRKEIDASKHAGLLASIQAEL
- the atpE gene encoding F0F1 ATP synthase subunit C; protein product: MEAAQLIANVQGLTVIAAAFIIGLAAIGTALGFAILGGKFLESSARQPEMIPVLQTKLFIIAGLLDAISMIGVGVAMLYTFNNPFLGPILAKLGAA
- the atpB gene encoding F0F1 ATP synthase subunit A — encoded protein: MSAEHASAPANATEYIKHHLTFLQSHGDGFWRFNLDTFWIALFLGFVFASIFAVAARSATSGTPGRLQNFVELIVEMVDSQIKDAFHAKSKVIGPLSLTIFCWVFLMNAMDFLPVDLLPKAAGALGVHYLRAVPSADVNQTFAMSISVMFLIMGFSIKAKGIGGYGKELLTAPFHASGPIGTLILAPVNLAFQTIELLAKPISLALRLFGNMYAGELIFILIAMLPWYVQWVLGAPWAIFHILVVTLQAFVFMMLTIVYLSLAVEDH